In Bubalus kerabau isolate K-KA32 ecotype Philippines breed swamp buffalo chromosome 4, PCC_UOA_SB_1v2, whole genome shotgun sequence, one DNA window encodes the following:
- the LOC129649256 gene encoding LOW QUALITY PROTEIN: transmembrane protein 183-like (The sequence of the model RefSeq protein was modified relative to this genomic sequence to represent the inferred CDS: substituted 2 bases at 2 genomic stop codons), with amino-acid sequence MARGPGPLTRPRPDTVAMPKRGKRLKFRAQDACSGRVTVADYANSDPAVVRSGRVKKAVANAVQQEVKSLCGLEASQVPAVEALSGAGEPCDIIDSSGETDAQEESIHERTIARKKKSKRHREDLNGTGGEEYPMDIWLLLASYIRPEDIVNFSLICKNAWTVTCTAAFWTRLYRRHYTLDASLPLRLRPESMEKLHGLRACVIXSLYHMYEPFAARISKNPAIPESTPSTLKNSKCLLFWCRKIVGNRQEPMWEFNFKFKKQSPRLKSKCMGGLQPPIQYEDVHTNPDQDCCLLQVTTLNFIFIPIVMGMIFTLFTISVSTDMGHHXVRLVFQDYPVHGGQKLRSEQGVQVILDPVHSVRLFDWWHPQYPFSLRA; translated from the coding sequence ATGGCCCGGGGACCTGGCCCTCTAACCCGGCCTCGCCCCGACACGGTCGCCATGCCCAAGAGAGGGAAGCGACTCAAGTTCCGGGCCCAAGACGCCTGCTCAGGAAGAGTGACCGTGGCGGATTATGCCAACTCGGATCCGGCAGTCGTGAGGTCTGGAAGGGTCAAGAAAGCTGTCGCCAATGCTGTTCAGCAGGAAGTAAAATCTCTCTGTGGCTTGGAAGCCTCCCAggttcctgcagtggaagctcttTCTGGGGCTGGTGAGCCTTGTGACATCATCGACAGCAGTGGTGAGACTGATGCCCAGGAGGAAAGCATCCATGAGAGAACTAtcgccagaaaaaagaaaagcaagaggcaCAGAGAAGACCTGAACGGGACTGGAGGAGAAGAGTATCCCATGGATATTTGGCTATTGCTGGCCTCCTATATCCGTCCTGAGGACATTGTGAATTTTTCCCTGATTTGTAAGAATGCCTGGACTGTCACTTGCACTGCTGCCTTTTGGACAAGGTTGTACCGAAGACACTACACACTGGATGCCTCTCTGCCTTTGCGCCTGCGACCAGAGTCAATGGAGAAGCTGCACGGTCTTCGGGCATGTGTGATCTGATCTCTGTACCATATGTATGAGCCATTTGCTGCTCGAATCTCCAAGAATCCAGCCATTCCAGAAAGCACTCCTAGCACATTAAAGAATTCCAAATGCTTACTTTTCTGGTGCAGAAAGATTGTTGGGAACAGACAGGAACCAATGTGGGAATTCAACTTCAAGTTCAAAAAACAGTCCCCAAGATTAAAGAGCAAGTGTATGGGAGGATTGCAGCCTCCCATTCAGTACGAAGACGTTCATACCAACCCAGACCAGGACTGCTGCCTACTGCAGGTCACCACCCTCAATTTCATCTTTATTCCAATTGTCATGGGAATGATATTTACCCTGTTTACTATCAGTGTGAGCACGGACATGGGGCATCATTGAGTGAGACTGGTGTTCCAGGATTATCCTGTCCATGGTGGTCAGAAACTGCGCAGTGAACAGGGTGTGCAAGTCATCCTGGACCCAGTACACAGCGTTCGACTTTTTGACTGGTGGCATCCTCAGTATCCGTTTTCCCTGAGAGCATAG